ACTCGCCGGCCGTTTTGCCGGTCGCGGGCCGTAACGCCGCTACGCTGACCGCTGGTGCCCGCGCGTAGCGCGAGCCCGCCGATGGCCCCGCCGGCCTGCCCACCGCTTCATCGCGGTTTAGCACGGCCGTTCCGCCCGGAAGTGCGCCGGGGCCGTTCCGCCTTGCCCCTCCCCCGCGCCGCCAACACCCCGCCTCTGGCGCGCGGATGGCCGAAGCCCCACAAGCACAACGACTTTGGCCACACCTGGCCGCTCGTCACACGATGCCCAGCAAATTCCGCCGTATTTGCGGCAAGCGACCCCCGCCGGCGTCCGGCAGCCGAACATTTGAGAAATATATGAACACCGTGACAAGCGCATTTGTGGTTGAAAGAATGCGGGAATATGACGTCAATGACGAGTTACGCGCGCAGTCAACGTCCACGCCAGGCGATTTTGGTGCAACTGCCCCGGATCAACCGTGCCGACGGCTCGCCCATCCGAGTGTTGCTGGTCGACGACGAACCGGCCCTGACCAACCTGGTCAAGATGGCGTTGCACTACGAGGGATGGGACGTCGAGATCGCCCACAACGGGCGCGAGGCGATCGCCAAATTCGACCGGATCAATCCCGACGTGCTGGTCCTGGACATCATGCTGCCCGACGTCGACGGTCTGCAGATCCTGCAACGGGTCCGCGAATCCGACTCCTACACCCCCACCCTGTTCCTCACCGCGCGCGACTCGGTGATGGACCGGGTCACCGGCCTGACCGCCGGCGCCGACGACTACATGACCAAGCCGTTCAGCCTCGAGGAGCTGGTCGCCCGGCTGCGCGGGTTGCTGCGCCGCTCCAGCCATCTGGCCCCGCCGGCCGACGAGTCGCTGAAGGTCGGTGACCTGAAGCTGGACGCCGCCAGTCGAGAGGTCACCCGGGGCGGCACCCCGATATCGCTGTCGTCGACCGAATTCGAACTGCTCCGGTTCCTGATGCGCAACCCGCGTCGCGCCCTGAGCCGCACCGAGATCCTCGACCGGGTGTGGAACTACGACTTCGCCGGTCGCACCAGCATCGTTGATCTGTACATTTCGTATCTGAGGAAGAAGATCGACGCCGACCGGGAACCGATGATCCACACGGTCCGCGGAATTGGGTACATGCTCCGACCACCGGAATGAGTTTCTAATGACGGGGGAACGCTACACCCCGCGCTGGTTTCCCCGTTCCCTTCGCCGTCAGCTGCTGTTGGGCGTCCTCGCCGTCGTGTCCGTCGTCCTGGTGGCGGTCGGCGTCGTCTCGGTGCTGACCCTGCGCGGTTACGTCACGTCGATGAACGACGCCGAAGTCGCCGAGTCGATGCACGCGTTCAGCCACGCCTATGCCCGGTACCGCAACGGCGAACACACCTCGGTGCACCGCGGGATTCCGCCGGTATCCCAAGCGGTGCTGGAGTTCACCGGACAAACCCCGGGCAACCTCATCGCGGTGCTTCGCGACGGCAAGGTGATCGCATCGGCCGTGTTCTCCGAGGACGAACCCCGTCCCGCCCCACCCGACGTCGTCCGCGCCATCGAGGCGCAATCGTGGACCGACGGCCCGTCCCGGGTCGAGACGCTGGGCAGCCTGGGCCCCCACCAGGTCGACAGCCGCGCAGCGGGAACCGACCGCCTGGTGGTCGGGGTGTCGCTGAGCATGGCCGAGGCGATCATCGCCCGCAAACAGCTCACCACCACCGCGCTGGTTGCGACGGCGCTGCTGGTCACGGCCGCCCTGACGGCGTGGGTGGTGGGCTATGCGCTGCGGCCGCTGAGCCGGGTCGCCGCGACCGCCGCCGAGGTGGCAGCGATGCCGCTGGCCGACGAAGACCACCAGATCCGGGTGCGGGTCCGGCCCGAAGACACCGACCCCGACAACGAGGTCGGCATCGTCGGACACACCCTGAACAAGTTGCTCGACAACGTGGAGAGCGCACTGGCCCACCGCGTCGAATCCGACATGCGGATGCGGCAGTTCATCACCGACGCCAGCCACGAGCTGCGCACCCCGCTGGCGGCCATCCAGGGCTACGCCGAGCTGACCCGTCAGGACAGTTCGAATCTGCCCCCGACCACCGAGTACGCGCTGGCCCGCATCGAGTCCGAAGCGCGCCGAATGGCGTCGCTGGTCGACGAGCTGCTGCTGCTGTCGCGCCTGGGTGAAGGCCAGGACCTGCAGACCGAAGAACTCGACTTCGCCGACCTGGTGATCAACGCGGTCAACGACGCCGCGGTGGCGGCGCCGACGCACAATTGGGCCACGAATCTGCCCGACGAGCCGGTGTGGGTCAACGGCGACCACGCCCGGCTGCACCAACTGCTCGCCAACCTACTCACCAACGCCTGGGTGCATACTCCGCCGGACGTCACGGTGACCACCGCGATCACCCGCCATCCGGCGTCGGCGCAGGGGCTCGACGTCCCCTACGCCGAGTTGACCGTCACCGACAACGGACCGGACATCGATCCTGAAGTCCTTCCCCATCTTTTCGAACGGTTCGTCCGCGCAGACAAGTCACGCTCCAACGGATCCGGTCACGG
The nucleotide sequence above comes from Mycobacterium kiyosense. Encoded proteins:
- the trcR gene encoding DNA-binding response regulator — encoded protein: MTSYARSQRPRQAILVQLPRINRADGSPIRVLLVDDEPALTNLVKMALHYEGWDVEIAHNGREAIAKFDRINPDVLVLDIMLPDVDGLQILQRVRESDSYTPTLFLTARDSVMDRVTGLTAGADDYMTKPFSLEELVARLRGLLRRSSHLAPPADESLKVGDLKLDAASREVTRGGTPISLSSTEFELLRFLMRNPRRALSRTEILDRVWNYDFAGRTSIVDLYISYLRKKIDADREPMIHTVRGIGYMLRPPE
- the trcS gene encoding two-component sensor histidine kinase, with the translated sequence MTGERYTPRWFPRSLRRQLLLGVLAVVSVVLVAVGVVSVLTLRGYVTSMNDAEVAESMHAFSHAYARYRNGEHTSVHRGIPPVSQAVLEFTGQTPGNLIAVLRDGKVIASAVFSEDEPRPAPPDVVRAIEAQSWTDGPSRVETLGSLGPHQVDSRAAGTDRLVVGVSLSMAEAIIARKQLTTTALVATALLVTAALTAWVVGYALRPLSRVAATAAEVAAMPLADEDHQIRVRVRPEDTDPDNEVGIVGHTLNKLLDNVESALAHRVESDMRMRQFITDASHELRTPLAAIQGYAELTRQDSSNLPPTTEYALARIESEARRMASLVDELLLLSRLGEGQDLQTEELDFADLVINAVNDAAVAAPTHNWATNLPDEPVWVNGDHARLHQLLANLLTNAWVHTPPDVTVTTAITRHPASAQGLDVPYAELTVTDNGPDIDPEVLPHLFERFVRADKSRSNGSGHGLGLAIVNSIVKAHGGTVAAESANGITVFRVRLPMIDTPGPRNELGADHSGERAASLGDSGP